A region of Pirellulales bacterium DNA encodes the following proteins:
- a CDS encoding circularly permuted type 2 ATP-grasp protein, protein MDFDRYDTDGFYDEMYDAGGQPRPRGEQLASRLRSLSTGELERRQKAADLALLNMGITFNVYGHEAGTEKIWPFDIVPRIIEADEWTYVERGLKQRIHALNLFIDDLYNDQKIIRDKRIPDWLIGSGMAFLKPCAGLKPPRGIWCHITGTDLVRNGDGQIYVLEDNLRCPSGVSYVLENREVMKRTFPQLFEGQSILPVEDYTERLLEMLQYITPSGPREPNVVLLTPGIYNSAYFEHCFLAQQMGIELVQSADLTVADGFVWMRTTQGLERVDVIYRRVNDEFIDPLAFRPDSVLGVPGLIDVYREGRVALANAPGTGIADDKAVYAFVPQIIKYYLNEDEILPNVPSFVCGDADQCQHVLLNIDKLVIKPANESGGYGILLGPRAAQEELDRYRDLIRANPRNYIAQPMLSLSRVPTIVDDHLEGRHVDLRPYILYGEEIYVLPGGLTRVALKKGSLVVNSSQGGGSKDTWVLKNGNGADKHYSSQPAALFASS, encoded by the coding sequence ATGGATTTTGATCGGTACGACACCGATGGTTTTTACGACGAGATGTACGATGCCGGCGGCCAGCCTCGGCCGCGTGGCGAGCAGTTGGCTAGCCGGCTCCGTTCGCTTTCAACCGGCGAACTCGAGCGCCGCCAGAAGGCGGCGGACCTCGCGCTACTCAACATGGGAATCACGTTCAACGTCTACGGTCACGAGGCGGGAACGGAAAAAATCTGGCCCTTCGACATCGTTCCCCGGATCATTGAAGCCGACGAATGGACTTACGTCGAGCGCGGCCTGAAGCAGCGAATCCACGCGCTGAATCTGTTCATCGACGATCTCTACAACGATCAGAAGATCATTCGCGACAAGCGGATTCCCGATTGGCTCATCGGCTCGGGCATGGCCTTCCTCAAGCCGTGCGCCGGGCTGAAACCGCCGCGCGGCATCTGGTGCCACATCACGGGGACCGATCTGGTCCGCAACGGCGACGGTCAGATCTACGTGCTCGAAGACAATCTCCGCTGCCCTTCTGGCGTTTCCTACGTATTGGAAAACCGTGAGGTGATGAAACGCACTTTCCCGCAGCTTTTCGAGGGGCAGTCGATCCTGCCGGTCGAAGACTACACGGAACGGCTTCTGGAGATGCTGCAATACATCACCCCGAGTGGCCCGCGCGAGCCGAATGTCGTTCTATTGACGCCCGGCATTTATAACTCGGCCTATTTCGAGCATTGCTTCCTCGCCCAGCAAATGGGGATCGAGCTGGTGCAGAGCGCCGACCTCACGGTGGCGGATGGCTTCGTGTGGATGCGAACGACGCAGGGGTTGGAGAGGGTCGACGTGATTTATCGGCGAGTGAACGACGAGTTCATCGATCCGCTGGCGTTTCGGCCGGATTCCGTGCTTGGCGTGCCGGGTTTGATCGACGTCTACCGCGAGGGGCGCGTGGCGCTGGCAAATGCGCCGGGCACGGGGATCGCCGACGACAAGGCCGTCTACGCCTTCGTGCCTCAGATCATCAAGTATTATCTGAACGAGGATGAAATCCTGCCGAACGTTCCATCGTTCGTTTGCGGTGACGCGGATCAATGCCAGCACGTGCTGCTGAACATCGACAAGCTGGTGATCAAGCCGGCCAACGAATCCGGCGGGTACGGGATTTTGCTCGGTCCACGGGCGGCGCAGGAAGAATTGGACCGCTACCGCGACTTGATTCGCGCGAACCCGCGGAACTATATCGCTCAGCCGATGCTCTCGCTCTCGCGCGTGCCGACGATCGTCGACGATCATCTGGAAGGGCGCCACGTCGATCTGCGGCCGTATATCTTGTACGGCGAAGAGATTTACGTGCTGCCCGGGGGGCTGACCCGCGTCGCGCTCAAGAAAGGCTCACTCGTCGTGAACTCCTCGCAAGGAGGCGGCAGTAAAGACACCTGGGTTCTAAAGAATGGCAACGGCGCCGATAAGCATTATTCATCTCAGCCGGCGGCATTATTCGCGAGCAGTTGA
- a CDS encoding helix-hairpin-helix domain-containing protein: MTLIALVTISGYWLNQAVLSHRVIDLDKAAPRDPMFRVDVNSADWPELAQLPEIGETLARQIVAWREAHGPFKDVSDLHRIKGIGPKKFEAIRPFLRPLGPTPPAADRSIADERR, encoded by the coding sequence TTGACGCTAATCGCCCTCGTTACCATCAGTGGGTACTGGCTCAATCAGGCGGTACTCTCACATCGGGTGATCGACCTCGATAAAGCCGCGCCGCGCGATCCGATGTTTCGAGTGGACGTGAATTCCGCGGACTGGCCCGAGTTGGCCCAGTTGCCGGAAATCGGCGAAACGCTCGCGCGGCAGATCGTCGCCTGGCGCGAAGCACACGGGCCGTTCAAGGATGTGAGCGATTTGCACCGCATCAAGGGGATTGGCCCCAAGAAATTTGAGGCAATTCGGCCCTTCCTGCGTCCACTCGGACCAACTCCGCCAGCGGCCGATCGCTCGATTGCCGATGAGCGGCGGTGA
- a CDS encoding type II secretion system protein, which translates to MTPHVPSAPVLASGPWPLASSGRRDGFTFVESMVAVSITAMAGAAILLGVSASLQSTTSALEQTVALGLAQQLMDEMAGKRYAKVATNPYDSPLAPTTGESAGPGRSEFTNLAAYNGLSSMPALDPWGIQLGTDDGAGGQRDPSLQAAAYFANWQQSVEVYYVDSANLSNRLTAGQTSNYRAVEVHISIQDQSGALRPVLTLRRVFAYVPNS; encoded by the coding sequence ATGACGCCTCACGTTCCTTCTGCCCCAGTCCTGGCCTCTGGCCCCTGGCCACTGGCCTCTAGCGGCCGCCGGGACGGCTTTACGTTCGTCGAGTCGATGGTCGCGGTCTCGATCACCGCGATGGCCGGCGCCGCGATCCTGCTCGGCGTCAGCGCGTCGCTGCAATCGACGACCAGCGCGCTGGAGCAGACCGTCGCCTTGGGTCTGGCGCAGCAGTTGATGGACGAGATGGCGGGCAAGCGATACGCCAAGGTTGCCACAAATCCGTACGATTCGCCGCTCGCGCCGACAACGGGCGAATCGGCCGGGCCGGGACGAAGCGAGTTTACGAATTTAGCGGCCTATAACGGCCTCTCCTCAATGCCGGCCCTTGACCCGTGGGGGATTCAACTTGGCACCGACGACGGCGCGGGAGGCCAGCGGGATCCGAGCTTGCAAGCTGCCGCGTATTTCGCCAATTGGCAACAGAGCGTCGAGGTCTACTACGTCGATTCGGCGAATCTATCGAACCGGTTAACCGCCGGCCAAACGAGCAATTATCGGGCGGTGGAGGTCCATATTTCGATCCAAGATCAATCGGGCGCCTTGCGGCCGGTTTTGACGTTGCGCCGGGTATTTGCGTATGTCCCAAATTCCTAA
- the nadC gene encoding carboxylating nicotinate-nucleotide diphosphorylase: MARDFQQVEWDAAAEAECRRLVQWAVQEDLERQHDWTTVALVPSESMGRAAMVARQTGVVAGLPAARLALAETDSRVDLANDRADGTAVSAGARLALLAGPARNLLTCERLVLNIVGRLSGIASLTRRYVDAVAGTKARIYDTRKTMPGWRRLEKYAVRCGGGRNHRLGLFEAVLIKDNHLMFGAEARGGERFTPAEAVRRAKQFLATAFPDRPEPMIVEVEVDTLDQLTELLSEEPDIVLLDNMSLDDLRAAVRLRDAAAPRVELEASGGIQLETVGQIARTGVDRISVGALTHSAAWFDVGLDWL; encoded by the coding sequence ATGGCTAGAGATTTCCAACAAGTCGAATGGGACGCCGCGGCGGAGGCGGAGTGCCGGCGGCTCGTCCAATGGGCCGTTCAAGAAGACCTCGAACGGCAACATGATTGGACCACCGTGGCGCTCGTGCCTTCGGAGTCGATGGGTCGGGCGGCGATGGTCGCCCGGCAGACGGGCGTCGTGGCCGGCCTGCCCGCCGCGCGATTGGCGCTGGCGGAAACCGACTCGCGGGTTGATTTGGCCAACGACCGCGCCGATGGAACCGCGGTTTCTGCCGGCGCCCGGCTGGCCCTGCTCGCCGGTCCCGCTCGAAATCTATTGACCTGCGAACGGCTGGTGCTAAACATTGTCGGTCGTCTCTCCGGCATCGCTTCACTTACGCGACGTTACGTCGATGCGGTTGCCGGAACGAAAGCAAGGATCTATGACACGCGAAAGACGATGCCCGGCTGGCGACGGTTGGAAAAGTACGCAGTTCGCTGCGGAGGTGGCCGCAATCATCGGCTCGGTTTGTTCGAGGCGGTGCTCATCAAAGACAACCACCTGATGTTCGGCGCGGAAGCCCGAGGCGGGGAGCGCTTCACGCCCGCTGAGGCGGTGCGCCGCGCGAAGCAGTTTCTCGCCACCGCATTTCCCGATCGACCCGAGCCGATGATTGTGGAAGTCGAAGTGGATACGCTCGATCAACTAACCGAGTTGCTTTCCGAGGAACCAGATATCGTGCTGCTCGATAATATGTCGCTCGACGATCTTCGCGCCGCCGTTCGCTTGCGCGATGCAGCCGCGCCGCGCGTCGAGCTGGAAGCCTCTGGAGGAATTCAGTTGGAAACGGTCGGCCAGATCGCACGCACAGGCGTCGATCGGATCAGCGTCGGCGCGCTGACACATTCGGCCGCGTGGTTCGACGTCGGACTCGATTGGCTCTAA
- the uvrB gene encoding excinuclease ABC subunit UvrB — protein MEFQLVSPFQPAGDQPEAIAALAAGIREGRRAQVLMGVTGSGKTFTMANVIQQFQRPTLVLSHNKTLAAQLYSEFKEFFPHNAVHYFVSYYDYYQPEAYIPQRDIYIEKDASINQEIDRLRLAATSALVSRRDVIIVASVSCIYGLGSPEDYRAMMVGLRRGQQIDRDEMLRKLVDVQYERNDIDFQRGKFRVRGDCVELWPSYEEYALRIEFWGDEVEQLSIINPTSGETIEKQEQLFIYPAKHFVLPEERVAAAIDSIKQELDERLNQLRDQNKLLEAQRLSARTRFDIEMMQEVGYCPGIENYSRPLSGRPPGSCPDTLYSFFPEDFLFFVDESHVTCPQVRGMFNGDHNRKVTLVEHGFRLPSALDNRPLKFEEWEQKINQVVFVSATPGPYELERTGGEFVEQVIRPTGLLDPVIEVRPARGQVPHLLEQIKERAAAGERVLVTTLTKRLAEDLSFYLGEQRIRCKWLHSDLDAFERVELLRDLRSGRFDALVGVNLLREGLDLPEVSLVAILDADKEGFLRSETSLMQTIGRAARHINAKVVLYADTVTVSMQRAIEETGRRRALQEEYNQKHGITPTSIRKSIRAGIEAEAAAHARANAAVGRTDDAQYITEEYLSELEAEMYEASENLDFERAAAIRDQISKLRDSIGKTVGEVDWRSQRGDGKDSKGRKGRSRVPHPKKRA, from the coding sequence ATGGAATTCCAACTCGTCAGTCCGTTCCAGCCCGCCGGGGACCAGCCCGAGGCGATCGCGGCCCTAGCGGCCGGGATTCGCGAGGGCCGCCGCGCGCAGGTCTTGATGGGCGTGACCGGCTCGGGCAAGACGTTCACGATGGCCAACGTGATCCAGCAATTCCAGCGGCCGACGTTGGTGCTGTCGCACAACAAAACGCTCGCCGCCCAGCTCTATAGCGAGTTCAAGGAATTCTTCCCGCACAATGCCGTTCACTATTTCGTCAGTTATTACGACTATTATCAGCCCGAAGCGTACATCCCGCAGCGCGACATCTATATCGAAAAAGACGCCTCGATCAATCAAGAGATCGATCGCCTGCGGCTGGCGGCCACGAGCGCGCTGGTCAGCCGCCGCGATGTGATCATCGTGGCCAGCGTCTCCTGCATCTACGGCTTGGGATCGCCCGAGGACTACCGGGCGATGATGGTCGGGCTGCGCCGCGGGCAGCAGATTGACCGCGACGAAATGCTCCGCAAGCTGGTCGATGTGCAATATGAACGGAACGATATCGATTTTCAGCGCGGCAAATTCCGGGTGCGCGGCGATTGCGTCGAACTCTGGCCCTCTTACGAGGAATACGCGCTGCGGATCGAGTTCTGGGGAGACGAGGTCGAGCAGCTTTCGATCATCAACCCTACGAGCGGCGAGACGATCGAGAAGCAAGAGCAACTGTTTATTTATCCGGCCAAACACTTCGTGCTGCCGGAGGAACGCGTCGCCGCCGCGATCGACTCGATCAAGCAAGAACTCGACGAACGGCTCAATCAACTCCGCGATCAGAACAAGCTGCTCGAAGCCCAACGGCTCAGCGCCCGCACGCGGTTCGACATCGAAATGATGCAGGAAGTGGGCTATTGCCCAGGGATCGAAAACTACAGCCGTCCGCTCAGCGGCCGCCCGCCTGGTTCGTGCCCCGACACGCTGTACAGCTTTTTCCCCGAGGACTTCTTGTTTTTCGTGGACGAATCGCACGTCACCTGTCCGCAGGTCCGCGGGATGTTCAACGGCGACCACAATCGCAAGGTGACGCTCGTCGAGCATGGCTTCCGGCTGCCGAGCGCGCTCGACAATCGACCGCTCAAGTTCGAGGAATGGGAGCAGAAGATCAACCAGGTGGTTTTCGTCTCGGCCACGCCGGGCCCTTATGAACTGGAGCGGACCGGCGGGGAATTCGTCGAACAGGTGATCCGCCCGACCGGGCTGCTCGATCCGGTCATCGAAGTTCGCCCGGCGCGCGGGCAGGTCCCGCATTTGCTCGAGCAGATCAAAGAGCGGGCGGCAGCCGGCGAGCGGGTGCTCGTCACCACGCTGACGAAGCGGCTGGCCGAAGATTTGTCGTTCTACCTCGGCGAGCAGCGGATTCGGTGTAAGTGGCTGCACAGCGATTTGGATGCCTTCGAGCGCGTCGAATTGCTCCGCGATTTGCGTTCCGGGCGATTCGATGCGCTGGTGGGAGTGAATCTCTTGCGCGAGGGTCTCGACCTGCCCGAGGTGTCGCTGGTGGCGATTCTCGATGCCGACAAGGAGGGCTTTCTGAGGAGCGAGACCTCGCTGATGCAAACGATCGGCCGAGCAGCACGGCACATCAATGCCAAGGTCGTCCTTTATGCCGACACGGTGACCGTATCCATGCAGCGGGCGATCGAGGAAACGGGCCGCCGCCGCGCGTTGCAAGAGGAATACAATCAGAAGCATGGCATCACGCCGACCTCCATCCGCAAGAGCATTCGAGCCGGCATCGAAGCGGAAGCGGCGGCCCATGCCCGAGCCAATGCCGCCGTCGGCCGGACCGATGACGCCCAGTACATCACCGAAGAATATCTTTCCGAGCTAGAGGCCGAGATGTATGAAGCTTCGGAGAACCTCGACTTCGAGCGCGCCGCGGCGATTCGCGATCAGATCAGCAAGCTTCGTGATTCGATCGGAAAGACGGTCGGCGAAGTCGATTGGCGCAGCCAGCGCGGCGACGGCAAGGACTCCAAGGGCCGCAAAGGACGTTCCCGCGTCCCGCACCCGAAAAAGCGCGCTTGA
- a CDS encoding transglutaminase family protein produces MSIRVALNHKTHYEYDRSIALFPQIVRLRPAPHCRTPILSYSLKVLPKNHFVNWQQDPHGNFLARFVFLEKAREYSVEVDLVAEMTVINPFDFFLEPSAEEFPFTYESWLAEELKPFLTTLPVGPRLSDYLADVNRAKVRSVDFLVRLNRELHERIKYVIRMDPGVQKPEETLTLGSGSCRDSAWLLVQILRNLGLAARFVSGYLIQLTADVKSLDGPVGPAQDFTDLHAWTEVYLPGAGWIGLDPTSGLFAGEGHIPLACTPEPASAAPVSGGLEACESKFHFTMSVARIHEDPRVTKPYTESQWQEIESLGHRIDAEFEAGAVRLTMGGEPTFVSIDDMDGAEWNTAAVGPNKRKLAGDLIKRLRRRFAPGGLLHYGQGKWYPGESLPRWAFSCYWRRDGEPIWSNPDLIADERINYGYGQGEAKVFVDALAARLGVSADLAIPAYEDVWHYLWKERRLPTNVDPLESKLDDPGERARLAKIFQQGLDHVVGYALPLRRDPTAEGPRWTSGPWFLRREHMFLIPGDSAMGFRLPLDSLPWSAPADRQFAEALDPLAPRGPLPKASELSRQLRDAAARPHAYPRPELAHVQSTLLLTSAHRQRQPARAVRLSSSGETVALQADVFQEAAVGDEGTGSQETNGHPEDNGQFPSAATMHESRSSSLPATGESAPNVVRTALCVEPREGRLHVFMPPLIDLEDYLALAAAIEETAAELSLPVVIEGYLPPHDHRINNLKVTPDPGVIEVNVQPGHNWDELVKITTGLYHDARQSRLGTEKFMLDGRHTGTGGGNHVVLGGPTAADSPFLRRPDLLRSLLAYWNNHPSLSYLFSGIFIGPTSQSPRIDEARHDSLYELETAFQQVPEGQPSPPWLIDRVFRNLLTDLTGNTHRAEFCIDKLFSPDSSSGRLGLVEFRAFEMPPHSRMSLTQQLLLRALVARFWREPYRRRLVRWGTILHDRFMLPHFVAEDFADVIAELRQAGYPLEPEWFAPHLEFRLPLYGQIACAGLNLELRAAIEPWNVLGEEPAGGATARYVDSSVERLQVKVSGMTDSRHLVTCNGRRVPLHPTGTAGQFVAGVRYRAWQPPNCLHPRIPVHTPLVFDIFDSWSNRSLGGCTWHVSHPGGRHYEHFPVNANEAESRRAARFFKMGHTPGPMPPPREEYSREFPLTLDLRRS; encoded by the coding sequence ATGTCGATCCGAGTCGCGCTGAATCACAAGACGCACTATGAGTACGATCGCTCGATCGCGCTGTTTCCGCAGATCGTCCGGCTGCGGCCCGCGCCGCATTGCCGCACGCCGATCCTGAGCTACTCGCTGAAGGTCCTGCCGAAGAACCATTTCGTGAATTGGCAGCAGGACCCGCACGGCAACTTTCTGGCGCGGTTTGTATTTCTCGAGAAGGCCCGCGAGTATTCCGTCGAAGTCGATCTGGTGGCCGAGATGACGGTCATCAATCCGTTCGACTTCTTCCTCGAGCCGTCGGCCGAGGAGTTTCCATTTACCTACGAATCGTGGCTAGCGGAGGAATTGAAGCCGTTCTTGACGACGCTGCCGGTCGGGCCAAGGCTGAGCGACTATTTGGCCGACGTGAATCGAGCGAAGGTTCGCTCGGTCGATTTTCTGGTGCGGCTCAATCGAGAATTGCACGAGCGGATCAAGTATGTGATCCGCATGGATCCGGGGGTGCAGAAGCCGGAGGAGACGCTCACGCTCGGCAGTGGGTCGTGCCGCGATTCGGCCTGGCTATTAGTCCAGATTCTGCGAAATCTGGGGCTCGCGGCGCGTTTCGTCTCGGGCTATTTGATCCAGCTCACCGCCGACGTGAAATCGCTGGACGGCCCCGTCGGGCCGGCACAGGACTTCACCGATCTGCATGCTTGGACGGAAGTGTATTTGCCTGGCGCGGGTTGGATTGGACTAGATCCCACGTCCGGTCTATTTGCCGGTGAAGGGCACATTCCGCTGGCATGCACTCCGGAACCGGCGAGCGCCGCCCCTGTGAGCGGCGGCTTGGAGGCCTGCGAGTCCAAGTTCCATTTCACGATGTCGGTCGCGCGGATTCACGAAGACCCGCGGGTGACCAAGCCCTATACCGAATCGCAATGGCAGGAGATCGAATCGCTCGGGCATCGCATCGACGCGGAGTTCGAGGCCGGGGCGGTGCGACTGACGATGGGTGGCGAGCCGACCTTCGTCTCGATCGACGACATGGACGGCGCGGAATGGAACACCGCGGCCGTCGGCCCGAACAAGCGAAAGCTGGCCGGCGACCTCATCAAGCGCTTGCGGCGGCGATTTGCCCCGGGCGGGCTGCTGCATTATGGACAAGGAAAATGGTATCCGGGCGAATCATTGCCGCGATGGGCCTTTAGTTGCTATTGGCGGCGCGACGGCGAGCCGATCTGGTCGAATCCGGATTTGATTGCCGACGAACGGATCAACTACGGATACGGCCAGGGCGAGGCGAAGGTGTTCGTCGATGCGCTAGCTGCCCGGCTCGGCGTTTCGGCCGATCTTGCGATCCCGGCTTACGAAGATGTCTGGCATTATCTTTGGAAGGAGCGGCGGCTGCCGACCAATGTCGATCCGCTGGAATCGAAGCTCGACGATCCAGGCGAGCGAGCGCGGCTGGCCAAGATTTTTCAGCAGGGATTGGATCACGTCGTGGGCTATGCCTTGCCGCTGCGCCGCGACCCGACTGCGGAGGGCCCGCGATGGACGAGCGGCCCGTGGTTCCTCCGCCGCGAGCACATGTTCTTGATTCCCGGGGATTCGGCGATGGGATTCCGTCTGCCGCTGGATTCGCTCCCTTGGTCTGCGCCCGCGGACCGGCAGTTTGCTGAAGCCCTCGATCCGCTGGCTCCGCGCGGGCCATTGCCCAAGGCGAGCGAGCTTTCTCGGCAACTGCGCGATGCGGCGGCGCGGCCTCACGCGTATCCGCGGCCCGAGCTGGCTCATGTTCAAAGCACTCTCCTATTGACGAGCGCGCATCGCCAGCGGCAGCCGGCGCGGGCAGTTCGACTGTCGTCGAGTGGCGAGACCGTCGCGCTCCAAGCCGATGTTTTTCAAGAGGCAGCCGTCGGTGACGAAGGGACTGGCTCGCAGGAGACGAACGGCCATCCGGAAGACAACGGGCAGTTCCCTTCGGCCGCGACGATGCACGAATCGCGCTCGTCGTCATTGCCAGCGACCGGCGAATCGGCGCCCAACGTCGTCCGCACTGCACTGTGCGTCGAGCCGCGCGAGGGACGGCTGCACGTGTTCATGCCGCCGCTGATCGATCTCGAGGACTATCTGGCGCTCGCCGCGGCGATCGAGGAAACGGCGGCCGAACTGTCGCTCCCGGTGGTGATCGAAGGTTATCTGCCGCCGCACGACCATCGCATCAATAACCTCAAGGTGACCCCCGATCCGGGCGTGATCGAGGTGAACGTTCAGCCGGGCCACAACTGGGACGAGCTGGTGAAGATCACGACCGGTCTATACCACGACGCACGCCAGTCGCGGCTCGGCACCGAAAAATTCATGCTCGATGGGCGGCATACCGGCACGGGTGGCGGCAATCACGTGGTGCTCGGTGGCCCGACGGCGGCCGACAGCCCTTTCCTCCGCCGGCCCGACCTGCTCCGCTCGCTCTTGGCATATTGGAACAATCACCCGTCGCTATCGTATCTCTTCTCGGGCATATTCATCGGCCCAACGAGCCAATCGCCGCGAATCGACGAAGCTCGGCACGATAGCCTCTATGAACTCGAAACCGCCTTTCAGCAAGTTCCCGAAGGGCAGCCCTCTCCGCCCTGGCTGATCGATCGCGTCTTCCGCAACTTGCTCACCGATCTAACGGGCAACACGCATCGCGCCGAGTTCTGCATCGACAAGCTGTTTTCGCCCGATTCGTCGTCGGGCCGGCTGGGGCTAGTCGAATTCCGCGCATTCGAAATGCCGCCGCATTCCCGCATGAGCCTCACGCAACAGTTGCTACTGAGAGCGCTCGTGGCCCGGTTCTGGCGCGAGCCGTATCGTCGGCGACTGGTGCGCTGGGGGACGATCCTGCACGATCGGTTCATGCTGCCGCACTTCGTCGCCGAGGATTTCGCCGACGTGATCGCCGAGTTGCGGCAGGCCGGCTATCCGCTCGAGCCGGAATGGTTCGCCCCGCATCTGGAATTCCGCCTCCCGCTTTATGGGCAGATTGCCTGCGCCGGGCTTAACTTGGAGCTTCGCGCGGCGATCGAGCCGTGGAACGTGTTGGGAGAAGAACCGGCGGGGGGCGCCACGGCGCGCTACGTCGATTCGTCGGTCGAGCGGCTGCAAGTGAAGGTGAGCGGAATGACCGACTCGCGGCACTTAGTCACTTGCAACGGCCGCCGCGTGCCGCTGCACCCGACGGGGACGGCGGGACAGTTCGTGGCCGGAGTGCGCTACCGGGCCTGGCAGCCGCCGAATTGCCTCCATCCGCGAATTCCCGTTCACACGCCGCTGGTGTTCGACATCTTCGATTCTTGGTCCAATCGCTCGCTCGGCGGCTGCACCTGGCATGTATCGCATCCCGGCGGACGGCATTACGAGCATTTCCCCGTCAACGCCAACGAAGCCGAAAGCCGCCGCGCCGCCCGCTTCTTCAAAATGGGCCACACCCCAGGCCCCATGCCCCCGCCGCGCGAAGAGTACAGCCGCGAATTCCCGCTGACGCTCGACTTGCGGCGGAGCTAA
- a CDS encoding alpha-E domain-containing protein produces MLSRVADSIFWMSRYIERAENVARFVDVNLNLTLDLGADGGEQWAPLVFTTGDHASFEERFGKPTQQNVIQFLSFDERNPNSILSCLRIARENARTVREMISSPMWEELNKFYLMVRSEAAGRLATDAPYDFFNQIKLSSHLLEGVTDATMSHGEPWHFGRMGRLVERADKTSRILDVKYFVLLPSVTEVGTPLDTIQWSALLESASALEMYRKRYGRITPTNVAEFLMLDREFPRAMHFCLLRAEESLLAITGSLRGTFRTTAEQQLGRLRSELDYAHIDDIIRDGLHEFIDRFQTRLNQAGEAISETFFGMHPVPAARDSRGRSRSNGAQIQTQS; encoded by the coding sequence GTGCTTAGTCGCGTCGCCGATTCGATCTTCTGGATGAGCCGCTATATCGAGCGAGCGGAAAACGTCGCGCGGTTTGTCGATGTGAATCTGAATCTCACGCTCGACCTCGGCGCGGATGGCGGCGAACAATGGGCGCCGCTGGTGTTCACCACGGGAGATCACGCCAGCTTCGAAGAGCGATTCGGCAAGCCGACTCAGCAGAACGTCATTCAGTTTCTTTCGTTCGACGAGCGGAATCCCAATTCGATTCTGTCGTGCCTGCGCATCGCCCGCGAAAACGCCCGCACGGTGCGCGAAATGATCTCCTCGCCCATGTGGGAGGAGTTGAACAAGTTTTATTTGATGGTTCGCTCGGAAGCGGCAGGACGACTGGCCACGGACGCACCGTATGACTTCTTCAATCAGATTAAATTGTCCAGCCATCTGCTGGAAGGCGTCACCGACGCGACCATGTCGCACGGCGAGCCGTGGCATTTTGGCCGAATGGGACGGCTCGTGGAGCGAGCCGATAAGACATCGCGAATTCTTGATGTAAAGTATTTTGTGCTCCTGCCCAGCGTCACCGAGGTTGGCACGCCGCTCGACACGATCCAGTGGTCGGCCCTGTTGGAGTCGGCAAGCGCCCTCGAGATGTATCGCAAGCGGTACGGCCGGATTACGCCGACCAACGTGGCCGAGTTCCTGATGCTCGACCGCGAGTTTCCGCGGGCGATGCACTTCTGCCTGTTGAGGGCGGAGGAATCGTTGTTAGCGATTACGGGCAGCTTGCGCGGCACGTTTCGCACGACTGCCGAGCAGCAGCTTGGCCGCTTGCGATCGGAACTCGACTACGCCCACATTGACGATATCATCCGCGACGGACTTCATGAATTCATCGACCGCTTCCAAACGCGGCTGAACCAGGCGGGCGAAGCGATTTCGGAGACGTTTTTCGGGATGCACCCCGTGCCCGCGGCGCGAGACAGCCGCGGAAGATCGCGGTCGAACGGCGCGCAGATACAAACACAAAGTTAA
- a CDS encoding prepilin-type N-terminal cleavage/methylation domain-containing protein, with product MSQIPKRAGLTLIELTFATIIMAIVMGALAAAAHSVQLANEYGQGYGTATEHARTSFDRIDRAVNEAYGTLIYPGVWVVPDTDGSSTFPDTVVIWHPNGAPANPAGPPLVQELTVFCPDSAALNNFVQMTAPGDTRQLPATDPVALKSLIDGLKTSTATNKVVLTDLVRVALMPSGSVGQRAAARFVVTLTPSAADWSRYTAGTVTWNNLPWPVGIYGSSKGMRQVWLRGEIQLMPGASWVIGNSAGETAIPFLGSAVFCYGIP from the coding sequence ATGTCCCAAATTCCTAAACGCGCCGGTTTGACGCTCATCGAGCTGACATTCGCCACGATCATCATGGCGATCGTCATGGGAGCGCTAGCCGCGGCGGCGCATTCCGTGCAACTGGCCAACGAATACGGCCAAGGTTATGGCACGGCAACGGAGCATGCTCGAACCAGTTTCGACCGCATCGATCGAGCTGTGAACGAGGCCTATGGCACGCTCATTTACCCCGGCGTATGGGTCGTCCCGGATACGGATGGAAGCTCGACATTTCCCGACACGGTCGTCATTTGGCATCCGAACGGCGCCCCGGCCAATCCGGCCGGCCCGCCGCTTGTGCAGGAGTTGACCGTCTTCTGCCCCGATTCGGCGGCGTTGAATAACTTCGTTCAAATGACGGCCCCCGGCGACACCCGTCAGTTACCGGCGACCGATCCCGTGGCCCTCAAGAGTTTGATCGACGGTCTGAAGACGAGCACGGCGACCAATAAAGTCGTGCTCACCGATCTTGTCCGCGTCGCGCTCATGCCGAGCGGCAGCGTTGGGCAGCGGGCGGCGGCGCGATTCGTCGTCACATTGACTCCGTCGGCCGCTGATTGGTCGAGATACACGGCGGGCACGGTCACGTGGAATAATCTCCCCTGGCCGGTCGGCATCTATGGTTCCAGCAAGGGGATGCGGCAAGTTTGGCTCCGCGGCGAAATTCAATTGATGCCGGGCGCGAGCTGGGTGATCGGCAATTCGGCCGGCGAAACGGCGATTCCGTTTCTCGGCTCGGCCGTTTTCTGTTACGGGATACCATGA